A window of the Euzebya pacifica genome harbors these coding sequences:
- a CDS encoding ATP-dependent zinc protease family protein — protein MSIEHTGRLTSGLVIGWREWVRLPDLDIVVKAKVDTGARTSAIHATDIERHDDVMHFTVHPHQRDDDDEVRVTAPLVDVREVRSSSGATSERFVVRTPVTLHRRRWLIELTLASRDDMGFRMLLGRTAVRGRFLVDPGVSYLAGDGNRPDREM, from the coding sequence GTGAGCATCGAACACACCGGCCGCCTGACCAGCGGACTCGTCATCGGATGGCGGGAGTGGGTCCGCCTTCCGGACCTCGACATCGTGGTCAAGGCGAAGGTCGACACCGGGGCGCGGACCTCTGCGATCCATGCCACCGACATCGAGCGCCACGACGACGTCATGCACTTCACGGTGCATCCCCACCAGCGCGATGACGACGACGAGGTCCGGGTGACCGCCCCGCTGGTGGACGTCCGTGAGGTGCGCTCCTCCTCCGGTGCCACGAGTGAACGCTTCGTCGTCCGGACGCCGGTCACGCTGCACCGTCGGCGCTGGCTGATCGAGCTGACGCTGGCCAGCCGGGACGACATGGGGTTCCGCATGCTGCTCGGTCGGACCGCCGTGCGCGGACGGTTCCTCGTCGACCCCGGTGTGTCCTACCTCGCAGGTGACGGCAACCGCCCGGACAGGGAAATGTGA
- a CDS encoding trypsin-like serine protease, which translates to MRRLPSLVLTALLVMPLLPTVPAVAQEFHIINGRPADPGEYPAMAALVIRDQEFQFCGGTLVDAEWILTAAHCFYDSRTGGSQIPPGELEIVINATNWRTDNSAGVERLGVDQIAIHPDYDEFLTVNDIALLHLSTPSATPPAAVVTGGQGALYAPGRTAWVTGYGTTTPFGENPSDVLLEVDVPLVDDQSCAQGYPDLVFDRHTCAGDPGTEEAPGNDTCQGDSGGPMWTDENGVLTLIGITSFGGLCGVQDPGVYTELITYLSWVSGTIDGSIPINTPTDPTTPELPGGASAPIDRITFDGSATSDAVLQAVAISRATFRDDDASFGVIATSARFPDALGGSSLAYGLGPLLFTNPDGSLAPETATELQRAVIAGSEIFVLGGTAVVPDSTLEAIRQLGFTVTRLAGAGREQTAVAVGNLVVDLFDGALPNDTAIVATGGNWPDAVTVGQIGSRWGMPILLTPADVLNGDTGAFLSQHRPSTVLVAGGTAVISDAVVAEIEAITGPGSVVRLAGSTRHGTAAAVTDYNIREYYGSVQPPYVVAVNLRREPDGFAHVLASSMLTGAFGGVMATVEGDTGVDVPTEVLDSICGLDGQVLVAGGTDLVSDPAANLVQAASGGAGCNAVRQLRLGDVTFSSITGALPSRLYEFEGTAGTTIRIRMDALGDPATAVDPILSLRDASGQIAFNDDDGDEPGVNSFIEATLPADGTYTIEASSFGGSTGDFILSLDPMPEFEAFGSLSAGEREVYYPITAPPGTRIVVTQRALDGFIDPLLLAVEGDETNVFDGEIVGFSDDGGGFPNARMDFRMPASGQVTLVAGVYDEFFGPYSLAVFSPTGQAIGFG; encoded by the coding sequence ATGCGACGTCTGCCAAGCCTGGTCCTCACCGCACTGCTGGTCATGCCGCTGCTACCGACCGTGCCCGCCGTGGCGCAGGAATTCCACATCATCAACGGTCGGCCGGCGGATCCGGGGGAGTATCCGGCCATGGCCGCGTTGGTCATCAGGGATCAGGAGTTCCAGTTCTGCGGCGGCACGCTGGTGGACGCCGAGTGGATCCTGACGGCGGCCCACTGCTTCTACGACAGCCGGACCGGCGGGTCCCAGATCCCGCCGGGTGAGCTGGAGATCGTCATCAACGCCACCAACTGGCGAACCGACAACTCCGCAGGGGTCGAACGGTTGGGGGTCGACCAGATCGCCATCCACCCCGACTACGACGAGTTCCTGACCGTCAACGACATCGCGTTGCTGCACCTGAGCACCCCGTCGGCGACACCCCCGGCAGCCGTGGTCACCGGCGGGCAGGGAGCCCTGTACGCCCCGGGTCGGACGGCGTGGGTGACGGGCTACGGGACGACCACCCCGTTCGGCGAGAACCCCTCCGACGTCCTGCTCGAGGTCGACGTGCCGCTCGTGGACGACCAGTCGTGTGCGCAGGGGTACCCCGATCTGGTCTTCGACCGTCACACGTGCGCCGGTGATCCCGGGACCGAGGAGGCGCCGGGCAACGACACCTGTCAGGGCGACTCCGGTGGGCCGATGTGGACCGACGAGAACGGTGTCCTGACCCTCATCGGCATCACGTCCTTCGGTGGCCTGTGCGGCGTGCAGGACCCCGGCGTGTACACCGAGCTGATCACCTACCTCAGCTGGGTCAGCGGCACGATCGACGGGTCCATTCCGATCAACACCCCGACCGACCCCACCACCCCCGAGCTGCCCGGCGGTGCATCGGCCCCGATCGACCGGATCACCTTCGACGGATCCGCGACGTCCGACGCGGTGCTGCAGGCCGTGGCGATCTCGCGCGCCACGTTCCGCGACGACGACGCCTCCTTCGGCGTGATCGCCACGTCCGCACGCTTCCCGGATGCGCTCGGCGGCTCGTCGCTGGCCTACGGGCTGGGACCGTTGTTGTTCACCAACCCCGACGGCAGCCTCGCGCCGGAGACCGCAACCGAGCTCCAGCGGGCCGTGATCGCCGGCAGCGAGATCTTCGTCCTCGGCGGAACCGCGGTGGTTCCCGACTCCACGCTCGAGGCCATCCGTCAGCTCGGCTTCACCGTCACCCGCCTGGCCGGCGCCGGGCGGGAACAGACCGCGGTCGCCGTCGGCAACCTCGTCGTCGACCTGTTCGACGGGGCGCTGCCCAACGACACCGCCATCGTTGCAACCGGCGGCAACTGGCCCGACGCGGTGACCGTCGGCCAGATCGGGTCCCGGTGGGGCATGCCGATCCTGCTGACGCCCGCTGATGTCCTCAACGGCGACACGGGCGCGTTCCTGTCACAGCACCGCCCGTCCACGGTCCTCGTCGCCGGCGGCACGGCCGTCATCTCCGACGCGGTCGTCGCCGAGATCGAGGCCATCACGGGACCGGGGAGCGTCGTGCGGCTGGCCGGCTCCACCCGGCACGGCACGGCCGCCGCCGTCACCGACTACAACATCCGTGAGTACTACGGCTCGGTGCAGCCGCCCTACGTCGTCGCCGTCAACCTCCGCCGTGAGCCCGACGGCTTCGCCCATGTCCTGGCATCGTCGATGCTGACCGGCGCCTTCGGTGGCGTCATGGCCACCGTCGAGGGCGACACCGGAGTCGACGTGCCGACGGAGGTGCTCGACTCCATCTGTGGCCTCGACGGCCAGGTGCTCGTCGCCGGCGGCACCGACCTGGTGTCGGACCCGGCCGCGAACCTCGTCCAGGCGGCGTCCGGCGGCGCCGGCTGCAACGCCGTCCGACAGCTCCGGCTCGGCGACGTCACCTTCTCCTCGATCACCGGGGCGCTCCCGTCGCGGCTGTACGAGTTCGAGGGAACGGCCGGCACGACCATCCGGATCAGGATGGACGCCCTGGGTGACCCGGCCACGGCCGTGGATCCGATCCTGTCGTTGCGGGACGCCAGCGGCCAGATCGCCTTCAACGACGACGACGGTGACGAACCGGGGGTCAACTCCTTCATCGAGGCGACCCTGCCGGCCGACGGCACGTACACGATCGAGGCCAGCAGCTTCGGGGGCAGCACGGGCGACTTCATCCTGAGCCTGGACCCCATGCCCGAGTTCGAGGCCTTCGGCAGCCTGTCCGCGGGTGAGCGAGAGGTCTACTACCCCATCACCGCGCCGCCCGGCACACGCATCGTGGTGACGCAGCGGGCCCTCGACGGGTTCATCGATCCGCTGCTGCTGGCGGTCGAGGGTGACGAGACCAACGTGTTCGACGGCGAGATCGTCGGCTTCAGCGACGACGGGGGAGGGTTCCCCAACGCGCGCATGGACTTCCGGATGCCCGCGAGTGGACAGGTGACCCTGGTTGCAGGGGTGTACGACGAGTTCTTCGGACCCTACTCGCTGGCCGTCTTCAGTCCGACGGGCCAGGCCATCGGGTTCGGATAG
- a CDS encoding cell wall-binding repeat-containing protein, with protein sequence MTQSKRPLLIGGLVALLLAVSGWAFGATTASSQPLPFPDGEVSTERLGGETRFETSVEISEYQFPNGSDTVFLARADEFPDALSAAPLTGGPVLLVPQCDELPTVISDEISRLAPTEVIALGGEDAVCDQVLQDAAVAASAGDGTETESEPVPTETETDPQPTETETGLPIPIPTTTDQPTPSESPSPSETPTDPTP encoded by the coding sequence ATGACGCAGTCCAAGAGGCCCCTCCTGATCGGCGGCCTGGTCGCCCTGCTCCTGGCCGTGTCCGGCTGGGCGTTCGGCGCAACCACCGCCAGCTCGCAGCCACTTCCGTTCCCGGACGGCGAGGTGAGCACCGAGCGCCTCGGTGGTGAGACCCGCTTCGAGACGTCGGTCGAGATCAGCGAGTACCAGTTCCCCAACGGCTCCGACACGGTCTTCCTGGCCCGTGCCGACGAGTTCCCGGATGCCCTGTCCGCTGCACCCCTGACCGGTGGACCGGTCCTGCTCGTCCCCCAGTGTGACGAGCTCCCGACCGTGATCTCCGACGAGATCAGCCGTCTGGCCCCGACCGAGGTCATCGCCCTCGGCGGCGAGGACGCCGTCTGTGACCAGGTCCTCCAGGACGCCGCGGTCGCCGCCAGCGCCGGCGACGGCACGGAGACGGAGTCCGAGCCGGTCCCCACCGAGACCGAGACCGACCCGCAGCCGACGGAGACCGAGACCGGACTGCCCATCCCGATCCCGACCACGACGGACCAGCCGACGCCCAGCGAGAGCCCCTCGCCGAGCGAGACCCCGACTGACCCGACCCCGTAG
- a CDS encoding MOSC domain-containing protein, with the protein MQIISVQTGRARDVTSGRTTIHTGIDKQPVPSITVQHEGVEGDDIVATQHHGGPGQAVYAYARSDYEVFEAQLDTELPNGAFGENVTVDRWPHDPIRVGDRFDVEGVVLEVSAPRIPCVTFAARMGELVGPDAARGWVKRFTAERRPGWYLRVIAPGRLEAGQRLTATPAPSANLTGLQMWDLHHAPSPDPAMIRRALDSPIDDRSRAFWTPATT; encoded by the coding sequence ATGCAGATCATCTCGGTGCAGACCGGCCGCGCCCGCGACGTGACGAGCGGGCGGACGACGATCCACACGGGCATCGACAAGCAGCCCGTGCCGTCCATCACCGTCCAGCACGAGGGAGTGGAGGGGGACGACATCGTGGCCACCCAGCACCACGGCGGGCCGGGTCAGGCGGTGTACGCCTACGCGCGCAGCGACTACGAGGTCTTCGAAGCACAGCTCGACACCGAGCTGCCCAACGGGGCGTTCGGCGAGAACGTCACGGTGGATCGGTGGCCCCACGACCCGATCCGGGTCGGCGATCGGTTCGATGTCGAGGGGGTCGTGCTCGAGGTGAGCGCTCCGCGGATCCCCTGCGTGACGTTCGCGGCCCGCATGGGGGAGCTCGTCGGTCCCGACGCCGCACGAGGGTGGGTCAAGCGGTTCACCGCCGAGCGGCGTCCCGGCTGGTATCTCCGTGTGATCGCCCCCGGCCGGCTCGAAGCAGGCCAGCGCCTGACCGCCACACCGGCACCATCGGCCAACCTCACCGGCCTGCAGATGTGGGACCTGCACCATGCCCCCTCGCCTGACCCGGCGATGATCCGGCGTGCGCTCGACTCCCCCATCGACGACCGCTCCCGGGCCTTCTGGACACCCGCGACGACCTGA
- the glnII gene encoding glutamine synthetase GlnII, protein MPYRAEYLWIDGTEPTAEIRSKTKILADGAEPGIWGFDGSSTNQASGDNSDVVLEPVFSCPDPIRGGDNILVMCETALTKDRSSHPTNTRAKAREVYEKYKDQEPLFGLEQEYTMLDLNGWPAGFPANGFPEPQGPYYCGVGAAKIHGRDIVEEHTTLCIEAGLMIAGTNAEVMPGQWEFQIGPADTLTVADHLWIARYLLFRLGEKYNVEMSLAAKPMKGDWNGAGMHTNFSTNAMREGYDPIIAACDALGEDGVPAKHLAGYGVGIEERLTGAHETQRYDQYSYGVSDRGASVRIPWQVEQDKKGYIEDRRPNANADPYVITALMTETVCSALAKL, encoded by the coding sequence ATGCCTTACCGTGCTGAATACCTCTGGATCGACGGGACGGAACCCACCGCCGAGATCCGCTCGAAGACCAAGATCCTCGCCGACGGCGCCGAGCCCGGGATCTGGGGGTTCGACGGTTCGTCGACCAACCAGGCCAGCGGCGACAACTCCGATGTCGTCCTGGAGCCCGTCTTCAGCTGCCCCGACCCCATCCGTGGTGGTGACAACATCCTGGTCATGTGCGAGACGGCCCTGACCAAGGACCGGTCGTCGCACCCGACCAACACGCGTGCCAAGGCCCGCGAGGTCTACGAGAAGTACAAGGACCAGGAGCCCCTGTTCGGCCTCGAGCAGGAGTACACGATGCTGGACCTCAACGGCTGGCCCGCCGGCTTCCCGGCGAACGGGTTCCCCGAACCGCAGGGCCCCTACTACTGCGGTGTCGGTGCGGCCAAGATCCACGGTCGCGACATCGTCGAGGAGCACACGACCCTGTGCATCGAAGCCGGCCTGATGATCGCCGGAACCAACGCCGAGGTCATGCCCGGCCAGTGGGAGTTCCAGATCGGCCCGGCCGACACGCTGACGGTTGCCGATCACCTGTGGATCGCCCGCTACCTGCTGTTCCGCCTGGGCGAGAAGTACAACGTCGAGATGTCGCTGGCGGCCAAGCCGATGAAGGGTGACTGGAACGGCGCCGGCATGCACACCAACTTCTCCACCAACGCGATGCGCGAGGGCTACGACCCGATCATCGCCGCGTGCGACGCCCTGGGCGAGGACGGCGTGCCGGCCAAGCACCTGGCCGGATACGGCGTCGGCATCGAGGAGCGCCTGACCGGCGCCCACGAGACCCAGCGCTACGACCAGTACAGCTACGGCGTGTCCGACCGCGGTGCGTCGGTCCGCATCCCCTGGCAGGTCGAGCAGGACAAGAAGGGCTACATCGAGGACCGTCGGCCCAACGCCAACGCCGACCCCTACGTCATCACCGCCCTGATGACCGAAACGGTCTGCTCCGCGCTGGCCAAGCTGTAG
- a CDS encoding helix-turn-helix transcriptional regulator, whose product MQGREQELGTALEALAAGGSVLLVGRPGVGTTTVARAAADAVDADTVVVTGSPRLTDHPLAAAGIGGLVAPSTFADPAARVSMALRGLESRSEHTSLVVLVEGWPQLDPWTARLLVEGVRRRVIRLVVAAALDTPLGELGPLLADDTLARVQVPPLGDERLAALAPTGTAPDLVQRALAVADGAPLWFLHALRTGWFGGDAPMPAVLREIIDGQIGALPAGLDEVLETVAVAGAIAPAALVRIGTPDAVRRAVEGELLLDVEGLLTVRNRFLQHRLLERASLHRTAVLGRLRQAAEDTGTPLPLLLASETDALPPPDADALESLVEQLPHDVLDVLAAAPRPLDDDLALVAARATLATGDIDGSVAELNRLVSAAVTPAVVTDAAMLLALLHAHLLGDVPAARACIDRALGLVADVDLARRLSARVVTLVGYGHDLDAVEVPEADGADSPRTALEVGKAQGVAVMVRQGWLPHETADRLDHLLSAAGAAASERWETLAAVHWSTFFVDGPAAALALDEREMAMAAGSRDAATTAAWWSLAAGMLVAAGHPRTGGALARRAAAALQPVDRYDLRPFALAYAALAAVHTGDAAAGPTLLAEARAAAAPTNELARSTIDVVAVEVASALGHELEEALASRLARYERLGRPQVVWALAACGVASNSHGHTRCENVDTMLPAPAPSGDADRWPALVRRVRLGPPADALGAARELAAAGMIGPAAAALRARRAGDLSERLDAQHLGNALDEVALPGLPAIAGPASPRQLEMGRLAAAGASDQRIADTMTLSRRTVSNTLSRLYRALDLDGRPALAELLALVELWRP is encoded by the coding sequence GTGCAGGGACGCGAGCAAGAGCTGGGGACGGCGCTCGAGGCCCTCGCTGCCGGCGGGTCGGTGCTGCTGGTCGGACGCCCGGGCGTCGGCACGACCACGGTGGCGCGGGCGGCGGCCGACGCCGTCGACGCCGACACCGTCGTGGTCACCGGGTCACCGCGGCTGACCGACCATCCGCTGGCCGCGGCTGGCATCGGTGGCCTCGTCGCCCCGTCGACGTTCGCCGACCCGGCCGCCCGGGTCTCGATGGCCCTCCGAGGGCTCGAGTCCCGGTCCGAGCACACCTCGCTCGTCGTCCTGGTCGAGGGCTGGCCCCAGCTGGATCCGTGGACGGCCCGCCTGCTCGTCGAGGGCGTTCGCAGGCGAGTCATCCGGCTCGTCGTGGCCGCTGCGCTGGACACCCCCCTGGGCGAGCTCGGCCCCCTGCTGGCCGATGACACCCTCGCTCGTGTGCAGGTCCCCCCGCTGGGCGACGAACGCCTGGCCGCGCTCGCACCGACCGGTACCGCCCCCGACCTCGTCCAGCGGGCGCTGGCGGTGGCTGACGGGGCGCCGCTGTGGTTCCTTCACGCGCTGCGCACGGGGTGGTTCGGTGGGGACGCGCCGATGCCCGCGGTGCTTCGCGAGATCATCGACGGCCAGATCGGGGCGCTGCCCGCCGGGCTGGACGAGGTGCTGGAGACGGTGGCAGTCGCCGGGGCCATCGCGCCCGCTGCGCTGGTCCGGATCGGCACCCCCGACGCCGTGCGCCGGGCCGTGGAGGGTGAGCTGCTGCTGGACGTCGAGGGCTTGCTGACGGTGCGCAACCGGTTCCTCCAGCACCGCCTGCTCGAACGCGCAAGCCTGCACCGCACCGCGGTGCTCGGTCGGCTCCGACAGGCAGCCGAGGACACGGGTACCCCGCTCCCGCTGCTGCTTGCCAGCGAAACCGATGCGCTGCCCCCACCGGATGCCGATGCGCTGGAGTCCTTGGTGGAGCAGCTGCCCCACGACGTGCTCGACGTGCTTGCCGCTGCGCCCCGACCGCTGGACGACGACCTGGCGCTCGTTGCGGCACGGGCGACCCTGGCGACCGGGGACATCGACGGATCCGTCGCCGAGCTGAACCGGCTGGTGTCCGCCGCCGTCACGCCTGCGGTGGTGACCGACGCCGCCATGCTGCTTGCGCTGCTCCACGCCCACCTGCTGGGGGACGTGCCGGCCGCGCGGGCCTGCATCGACCGCGCCCTCGGACTCGTGGCCGACGTCGACCTCGCCCGTCGGCTCAGCGCCAGGGTCGTGACGCTGGTCGGGTACGGGCACGACCTCGACGCCGTGGAGGTCCCCGAGGCCGACGGGGCGGACTCGCCCCGAACGGCGCTGGAGGTCGGCAAGGCCCAGGGAGTGGCCGTGATGGTCCGGCAGGGCTGGCTTCCACACGAGACAGCGGATCGCCTCGACCACCTGCTCTCGGCGGCGGGCGCGGCAGCATCGGAACGGTGGGAGACCCTCGCCGCCGTGCACTGGTCCACGTTCTTCGTCGACGGTCCGGCAGCGGCGTTGGCGCTCGACGAGCGCGAGATGGCCATGGCTGCCGGCAGCCGTGATGCCGCGACCACAGCCGCGTGGTGGAGCCTCGCCGCCGGCATGCTGGTCGCCGCCGGCCACCCACGGACGGGCGGTGCGCTGGCCAGGCGAGCGGCAGCCGCCCTGCAACCGGTCGACCGCTACGACCTGCGGCCGTTCGCCCTCGCCTACGCGGCGCTTGCCGCGGTCCACACCGGCGATGCCGCTGCGGGACCCACGCTGCTCGCGGAGGCGCGGGCCGCGGCAGCCCCCACCAACGAGCTGGCGAGGTCGACCATCGACGTGGTTGCCGTGGAGGTGGCCAGCGCGCTGGGGCACGAGCTGGAGGAGGCCCTGGCGTCTCGGCTCGCACGCTACGAACGGCTGGGCAGACCCCAGGTCGTCTGGGCGCTGGCGGCGTGCGGGGTGGCCTCGAACTCCCACGGCCACACGCGTTGCGAGAACGTGGACACGATGCTGCCGGCACCGGCCCCTTCCGGCGACGCCGACCGTTGGCCCGCATTGGTCCGACGCGTTCGTCTCGGCCCGCCGGCCGACGCGCTGGGGGCGGCACGCGAGCTGGCCGCCGCCGGCATGATCGGCCCTGCTGCTGCCGCGCTGCGAGCACGTCGTGCCGGCGACCTGTCGGAACGACTCGACGCGCAGCACCTCGGCAACGCCCTGGACGAGGTGGCGTTGCCCGGCCTGCCTGCCATCGCAGGACCCGCCTCGCCTCGTCAGCTGGAGATGGGCCGGCTGGCCGCGGCCGGCGCCTCCGACCAGCGGATCGCCGACACGATGACGTTGTCACGGCGGACGGTCAGCAACACGCTGTCGCGCCTGTACCGGGCGCTGGACCTCGACGGTCGACCTGCGCTGGCGGAGCTGCTGGCCCTTGTCGAGCTGTGGCGTCCGTGA
- a CDS encoding putative bifunctional diguanylate cyclase/phosphodiesterase, whose amino-acid sequence MVALLVVVLSLVFTWQWVTREQAALQRAVDTSVMALGESLFIEFADTFTDSGIEAMTDFQQRVEEIPDVESLEVVPLSASALALLADGGADRLDPIRPEAFESVTEDGITTLRVPLTIDGEPVLRVEVRFRAGLIDEPQAAARRAGIVNGVVVLLLGLVATWFVARSATSGVRQLTTQVRDSAERHLPQVLSAVRDGRPVTPAQLQPGEISVRGVAEVEALSSAFTTHRAAVAELAGELSARLVRSDTRFRIGFDRSPMGMALIGADGQVQRVNAALATLLGRDVDDLETASLPDLLHPDDVDRMADVFRRLTTGALEGDVSEIRYLTAAGDEVWTMQGASVHFDADGQPLTIFLQMQDVTETKHAQESLRELAFHDSLTGLPNRVALERELQSALESGRPALAMLDLDRFKLVNDSLGHHAGDRLLQAVAARLDALVSPVGMLARLGGDEFVAVLRSVDARVDVELAATQLLAGMEAPFELDGRRFWVRCSIGLAMAEPEQTANDLLSNADAAVHHAKQRGRGGWALFDQSLQDNATERLGLEHDLRDALGTDQLLLHYQPIVCARTGRLVALEGLARWAHPTRGFVSPGSFVPVAEETGLITELGDRVLELGLADLARWSASCPDQASFHLSLNLSGRQLHDHDLVRRVGTLLDHHDIDPGRLVLEVTETTLLDDRAVDHLELLRQLGVRIAADDFGSGFTAIGQLARQPVDILKVDMSLVRDAVEGGKAAAILASVGSLGTALGVSVVAEGVEEWAQYDAAVAAGCDLIQGYLFGRPVAADVVTADVLPTDDLMARAAPEPTA is encoded by the coding sequence ATGGTCGCCCTCCTGGTGGTCGTCCTGTCGCTGGTGTTCACCTGGCAGTGGGTGACCCGCGAACAGGCGGCGCTCCAGCGTGCCGTCGACACCTCGGTGATGGCGCTGGGCGAATCGTTGTTCATCGAGTTCGCCGACACGTTCACCGACAGCGGCATCGAGGCCATGACCGACTTCCAGCAGCGGGTCGAGGAGATCCCTGACGTGGAGTCCCTGGAGGTCGTGCCGCTCTCGGCATCGGCGCTGGCGTTGCTGGCGGACGGGGGCGCCGACCGCCTCGACCCGATCCGCCCCGAGGCGTTCGAGTCCGTCACCGAGGACGGCATCACGACGCTGCGTGTGCCCCTCACGATCGACGGCGAACCGGTGCTCCGGGTGGAGGTGCGGTTCCGGGCGGGCTTGATCGACGAGCCGCAGGCCGCCGCCAGACGTGCCGGGATCGTCAACGGCGTGGTCGTGCTCCTGCTCGGCCTCGTGGCCACCTGGTTCGTCGCACGAAGCGCGACGTCGGGCGTGCGACAGCTCACCACCCAAGTGCGTGACTCCGCCGAACGCCATCTGCCACAGGTGCTCTCGGCGGTCCGCGACGGGCGTCCGGTCACCCCTGCACAGCTGCAGCCGGGCGAGATCTCGGTGCGGGGTGTCGCCGAGGTCGAGGCGCTCTCCTCGGCCTTCACGACCCATCGCGCCGCCGTGGCCGAGCTGGCCGGAGAGCTGTCGGCCCGCCTCGTCCGGAGTGACACTCGCTTTCGCATCGGCTTCGACCGCTCGCCGATGGGCATGGCGTTGATCGGTGCGGACGGTCAGGTCCAGCGGGTCAACGCCGCGCTCGCCACGTTGCTCGGGCGCGACGTCGACGACCTCGAGACCGCGTCATTGCCCGACCTGCTTCACCCCGACGACGTCGACCGCATGGCGGACGTGTTCCGGCGCCTGACCACCGGTGCGCTCGAGGGCGATGTGTCGGAGATCCGCTATCTCACCGCCGCTGGTGACGAGGTCTGGACCATGCAGGGTGCATCGGTGCACTTCGACGCTGACGGGCAGCCCCTGACCATCTTCCTGCAGATGCAGGACGTCACCGAGACCAAGCACGCCCAGGAGTCCCTGCGCGAGCTGGCCTTCCACGACTCCCTCACTGGACTGCCGAACCGAGTGGCGCTCGAACGCGAGCTGCAGTCGGCGCTCGAGTCGGGCCGCCCTGCCCTGGCCATGCTCGACCTGGACCGGTTCAAGCTCGTCAACGACAGCCTCGGCCACCATGCGGGCGACCGGCTGCTGCAGGCCGTCGCGGCACGTCTGGATGCGCTCGTCTCACCCGTCGGCATGCTGGCACGCCTGGGCGGCGACGAGTTCGTTGCCGTGCTCCGGTCGGTGGACGCTCGTGTTGACGTCGAGCTGGCGGCGACGCAGCTGCTGGCAGGGATGGAGGCGCCCTTCGAGCTGGACGGCCGTCGGTTCTGGGTGCGCTGCTCGATCGGCCTCGCGATGGCCGAACCCGAGCAGACCGCCAACGACCTGCTCTCCAACGCCGACGCTGCCGTCCACCACGCCAAGCAACGCGGCCGCGGCGGATGGGCCCTGTTCGACCAGAGCCTGCAGGACAACGCCACCGAACGGCTCGGTTTGGAGCACGACCTGCGCGATGCCCTCGGCACCGACCAGCTGCTGCTGCACTACCAGCCGATCGTGTGCGCCCGCACGGGTCGCCTCGTGGCGCTGGAGGGCCTGGCTCGCTGGGCGCACCCGACCAGGGGATTCGTGTCGCCCGGCTCGTTCGTCCCCGTCGCGGAGGAGACCGGCCTGATCACCGAGCTCGGCGATCGCGTGCTGGAGCTCGGCCTGGCCGACCTGGCCCGCTGGTCGGCCTCGTGCCCCGATCAGGCGTCGTTCCACCTCTCGCTGAACCTGTCCGGCCGCCAGCTCCACGATCACGACCTCGTGCGCCGCGTCGGCACCCTCCTCGACCACCACGACATCGATCCCGGCCGTCTCGTGCTGGAGGTCACCGAGACCACCCTGCTCGACGACCGTGCCGTCGACCACCTGGAGCTGCTCCGGCAGCTCGGCGTGCGAATCGCAGCCGACGACTTCGGGTCGGGATTCACCGCCATCGGACAGCTGGCCCGACAGCCCGTCGACATCCTCAAGGTCGACATGTCCCTGGTCCGCGATGCCGTCGAGGGCGGGAAGGCCGCGGCGATCCTTGCCTCGGTCGGCTCGCTCGGCACCGCACTGGGCGTGTCGGTCGTCGCCGAAGGGGTGGAGGAGTGGGCGCAGTACGACGCCGCCGTGGCCGCTGGATGTGACCTGATCCAGGGATACCTCTTCGGGCGTCCGGTCGCCGCCGACGTCGTCACCGCCGACGTCCTGCCGACCGACGACCTGATGGCCCGGGCAGCTCCCGAGCCGACCGCCTGA